The Armatimonadota bacterium genome includes a region encoding these proteins:
- a CDS encoding LL-diaminopimelate aminotransferase: MLEGRTRSVEAQRLQRIPAYLFADLDRRKEELQRRGVDVISLAIGDPDLPTPGHVVRALQEAAADPATHQYPPYTGTRGFREAVAAWYGERFGVALDPDREVLALIGSKEGIAHLPWAVLDAGEYALVPDPGYPVYRAATVLADGVPYAFALRPERGFLPDLDAIPTDVARAAGLMFLNYPNNPTAATADVAFFREVVRFARDHDLIVVHDNSYSEIAYDGYRPPSFLQAEGAKEVGVEFHSLSKTFCMTGWRIGFVCGNSEVVGALAKLKTNLDSGIFVAVQRAGEAALRGPLSPLRESLSVFAARRDLVVGALREAGWRVPTPRATFYVWAEVPEGFDSVTFAQHVLDRCAVVITPGIGYGQVGDRYVRLSLTTPDDRLAEAVRRLRTALA; encoded by the coding sequence ATGCTCGAAGGACGCACCCGGTCGGTCGAAGCGCAGCGGCTCCAGCGGATCCCGGCGTACCTGTTCGCCGATCTGGACCGGCGCAAAGAAGAACTGCAGCGCAGAGGCGTCGATGTGATCAGCCTGGCGATCGGAGATCCCGACCTGCCCACACCCGGCCACGTCGTGCGGGCGCTGCAGGAGGCGGCCGCCGATCCTGCGACGCACCAGTATCCGCCGTATACCGGAACCCGCGGGTTCCGCGAGGCGGTCGCCGCGTGGTACGGCGAGCGGTTCGGCGTCGCTCTGGATCCCGACCGGGAGGTGCTGGCGCTGATCGGATCCAAGGAGGGCATCGCGCATCTGCCGTGGGCGGTCCTCGACGCGGGCGAGTACGCGCTCGTGCCGGATCCTGGTTACCCCGTCTACCGCGCGGCCACGGTGCTCGCCGACGGGGTGCCCTACGCGTTTGCGCTGCGGCCCGAGCGCGGCTTCCTGCCGGACCTGGACGCGATCCCCACGGACGTGGCGCGGGCGGCGGGGCTGATGTTTTTGAACTACCCGAACAATCCGACCGCGGCCACGGCCGACGTCGCGTTCTTCCGGGAGGTGGTCCGGTTCGCGCGCGACCACGACCTGATCGTGGTGCACGACAACTCCTACTCGGAGATCGCTTACGACGGATACCGTCCGCCGTCGTTCCTGCAGGCCGAGGGCGCCAAGGAAGTCGGGGTAGAGTTCCACTCCCTCAGCAAGACGTTTTGCATGACAGGATGGCGCATCGGGTTCGTCTGCGGGAACTCAGAGGTGGTAGGCGCGCTGGCCAAGCTCAAGACCAACCTGGACAGCGGGATCTTCGTCGCCGTGCAGCGCGCGGGCGAAGCCGCCCTGCGCGGACCCCTCAGCCCGCTGCGCGAGAGTCTGTCGGTGTTCGCGGCACGCCGCGACCTCGTGGTGGGCGCGTTGCGCGAGGCCGGATGGCGCGTGCCCACGCCGCGGGCGACGTTCTACGTGTGGGCGGAAGTCCCGGAGGGGTTCGACTCCGTGACGTTCGCGCAGCACGTGCTCGACCGGTGCGCCGTGGTGATCACGCCCGGCATCGGCTACGGGCAGGTGGGTGATCGGTACGTGCGGCTTTCGCTCACCACCCCGGACGACCGTCTGGCGGAGGCGGTCCGGCGGTTGCGGACCGCCCTGGCGTAA